Proteins encoded within one genomic window of Oryza glaberrima chromosome 12, OglaRS2, whole genome shotgun sequence:
- the LOC127757463 gene encoding uncharacterized protein LOC127757463, whose protein sequence is MALIAGSYERFIWGFSLKTLTSSSSSSSETLALAPLFSYPAHAGPIRCAAAAPRAGLAASGGSDDTVRLYDLPAAADLGPLLDPAAPVSALAIHSLGPVPRNLLAASDDGLLHLYDAGEGFPLLASLRVFPRHREPADALAVHPTGRVALAVGRSGGLAMLNLVRGRRSFSCRLERPATAISYAEDGAGGDRFVMAAEEKVTVHDSEDARIIHEIDCGKRVLAFAPAKKGILYTGGEERGITAWDLSSGKVTSRIEDAHSTRVKGIVIFDDKNDGSELCNLIASASSDGIIRIWDARMIAKEKPTPLAEAKTKARLTCLAGSSLN, encoded by the exons ATGGCTCTCATCGCCGGCTCATACGAGCGCTTCATCTGGGGCTTCTCCCTCAAAACCctaacctcctcctcctcctcctcctccgaaaccctagccctcgCTCCGCTCTTCTCCTACCCGGCCCACGCGGGGCCCatccgctgcgccgccgcggcgccgcgcgcggggcTCGCGGCGTCGGGCGGCTCCGACGACACCGTCCGCCTCTacgacctccccgccgccgccgacctcggccCGCTCCTCGACCCCGCCGCGCCGGTCTCCGCCCTCGCCATCCACTCCCTCGGCCCCGTCCCGCgcaacctcctcgccgcctccgacgacggcctcctccacctctacgacgccggcgaggggTTCCCGCTCCTCGCCTCGCTCCGCGTCTTCCCGCGCCACCGCGAGCccgccgacgccctcgccgTGCACCCCACGGGCCGGGtcgcgctcgccgtcggccgctCGGGGGGACTCGCCATGCTCAACCTcgtccgcggccgccgcagctTCTCCTGCCGCCTCGAGCGCCCGGCCACGGCGATCTCCTACGCCGaggatggcgccggcggcgaccggttcGTGATGGCCGCCGAGGAGAAGGTGACCGTGCACGATTCCGAGGATGCGAGGATCATCCATGAGATCGATTGCGGCAAAAGGGTGCTCGCCTTCGCGCCTGCAAAG AAGGGAATACTTTACACTGGAGGAGAGGAACGCGGTATTACTGCTTGGGATCTTTCCAGTGGCAAGGTTACATCACGCATTGAGGATGCTCATTCAACTCGTGTGAAAGGGATTGTTATATTCGACGACAAGAACGATGGATCTGAACTGTGCAACCTAATTGCTTCTGCCTCATCAGATGGTATAATAAGGATCTGGGATGCTCGGATGATTGCAAAAGAGAAGCCTACTCCATTAGCAGAGGCTAAGACAAAAGCAAGGCTGACTTGTCTTGCGGGATCATCATTGAATT